The Quercus lobata isolate SW786 chromosome 4, ValleyOak3.0 Primary Assembly, whole genome shotgun sequence genome segment aattttatatatatttataaattatgatttACTCTAAATTTAATTCAAGAGATTTGTCTTGATTAATTTATCATTAGCATAATGTGgttcccaaacaaaaatttatgacTCTATTCCTacttttatatatgtgtgtgtgaagaAGTTGGGATCAAATTTTAGATATGCATCCACAAAGGAGAGGATTTGCGTCAAACCAAGAGGTAATTGGCTTCTACATGTACACTGAGGCTCTCACACATGACACAACTACAATGGGTCACaaggaacctttttttttttttttttcatacctCTCTTCATGTTTCCCTTTTTCATGGGGAATTTTGAGAATATTGTATTCTTAATGGATTCGTCCAAAACATTATATGAATTCTTGATGCGAAAAAAATTACTAGAATTAAATTAAAGTTGGGTTAAGTGAATACATGGATAGAGCTtctaatgctatttttttttcttttaagatcaACTATTTTAACCAATCACAACCTATATTCCAACAGTTTTCCAGTTCTGCTGttgttttcttattatttgAGTGGTGGTTTTATCGTTCCTCACCAAGCAAGTCAATGACTCTGTTTGGCTAATTTATTTGCTTAATATTGAGATAAAAAgtgaatattaaataaattaactttaagaaaataaacaaaattattttcttaataaattccctttttatttcacattttaGCAAATAAACTAACAGTAAATAAGCACGGTCAAACATGACCTCagaattaaattttaaaattattttgaaatgaaCTTTTATCCTCTTTCATATgaattcaattttaataataaattgtatttttctatGGGataatattgataaaaataCATCTTTTGTCGTGTATTTCGTTCTATCAACTACAACTTGtcacacatatatattgtttattCTAAAACGACCAAAgtttagagaggaaaaaaattaaatatatgacATATTATAATTAGTGGAGTATAAAATGAAACACTTGAAGTGAAATACAGAATTTTTGTTCAATGATATTTGTAACCTCAAGTTAAGTTGAGAGTGAACTAAATTGGACAAACCAATTATTAATACTTCTTTCTAATTCTAGTAAGTTCGGGTACCCAACCATAATGTACATGAAGTTTCTAAAAACTTGTTCATGTGAACAGAGTAATTTAATTCTTGAATTGACTTGTCAAGACTCAAGAGTCTTTAGATTAattcattctttctttgttttttttttgagaagccattctttctttgttaatttttaatttatgaaacgTATTCTTAAGCCTTTACTATCAATTTTTCAACCATAACAAGATTGGAAACTTTTTAAAGTATGTTATTCTTCTCTctgctaagtaacaagatttgGTAAAGTATAAAATTATGCTTCTAAAATCTTTATTAACATCTTTAAACAACTCCTATGTGCATGTGTGGGGGAATGCTCCTGTGCAGTGCTGTGCATCCCATGCATGGGTTGCTTATATAaaccatttctctctctctctctctctctctctctatatatatatatatacatacaatcaattttcaaagtacaaataaaaaagaggtgAACAAGGTTTAAGTAAAACACAAAGTTTTCTCAATGATTTCTTTTTGCTACATTATTGTTAGAGATGGGAGAGAGACTTCAAGTTCAAACGAGTAGATATTAAGAGttttatgtaattttcctaAACAAAGCATGTGTCATCCTGTGGACTTCaaagattattattatatatgaaaaagagGTAGGTAGACAGCTAACCCAAGCACACTTTCAAGTATTATATGTTGTATTAGTTGAGGTGTGACTAAAATGAACGTTCCAGTGGGATTCCTTCCATGCTTAATATAGCCAAAATTAGGACAGCTAAAACAAAAGTCAGCTCTTAATATGTCATGACAAAAGAGTAGTTACACTAATATCATCATATCAACATTCCTCAtgcgttttttattttaatctaaatCCAACTTTAACTTAGAATTGGAAGCTGCAATTAATTATCAAATACCAACTTgttcaattatttattaatttgctCTCTATATAAGGTGACTGAgatttcttcctttcttttcttcttgtaaCAACAATGGCAACTGATGATCTTCGCACAGATTCTTCCGACTACCGGGTTGAGCTTCTATCGCCGGAAGCAGCCGGCATGGTTCCGGCTGCACCAAGGGAGCCAACATGGCAACTCAACATGGATCAGTTTCGGTCGGCAGAGAGACACATGAATTCTAATTTTGGTTGTGGATCTTTTTGGCAGACATTAAGTATGCATGCTATTCTTCTCctgtttatataatattattgtgCTAATTAATTAAGCTTTAATTACAataacttattttgtttttctatcttttgttagtgaggcaaaaaaaaattgcgGCATACTACAAGAGGCAGGAAAAAATTCTCAAAGGATTTGATGAAATCGACAAATTTACCGAGCAGGGTTTTTTGCCTGAAAGTATGACAGAGGTTTGTTgtttaatttatcaaatataCTTAAATCGAGTCACATACTCACGAGCAACAACCAATTTTAATGGTTTGTAaccatattttgttttggttattgAGAAATGAAGCTAATGAATGTGCTCCTTTTGAGATGGGGTTGAGATCAAcacttataatttttattgattcatCTTATTCATTTACTTAGGGAAAAAGTGACATATCAAATCTTTTAACTATTTGGGGTTGGATTGGTTGTCTCATGAGGTCTCAAAATGTGTATATCTTTACCTAACTCTCTTTGTCTCTCACACATAAacctttttttgtgtttcaggATGAAGAAAAGCAACTTGCTAGGGGTGAGAGTCTGGCAATATATGCATCTAACATAGCTAACGTTGTGATTTTCATTGCAAAAGTGTTTGCTTGTGTTGAGAGTAAATCACTGGCAGTGATAGCTTCCACCTTAGACTCCCTTTTGGATCTTTTATCTGGTTTCATCCTATGGTTTACTTCTCATGCTATGAAAAAACCAAATCACCATTGGTATCCTGTTGGAAAGAACCGAATGCAACCTGTGGTAAGCCTTCCTAACTAGAAAAACATTAAATTGAAGTTCTTAGAAGATTACAAATGATTTCTTAATTGCAGAACTGTTAATTAATGAAGCCATATGATGCCGTTGACTTAATTTACAATCATATGATAtctcaatttctttttaataaattgaacTTTAAACCCTTAAATTTTgtggttattattattttggtttcttAAGTTTGATATTTTTCGTTTTAGTCCATcaaatttaattcttttttttcaaaatggttATTTTGTCCATTTTTGTGACAGATTTgggtcctctctctctctctctccttagtTACAATTTTATTGACATAGACAAAATGACCATTTTGAAAATAGAATcaaacctttattttattttttttgagaagaggcagaatcaaactttgtggactaaaatgaaaaatctcaaatttaaaaaaacaaaatgaaaattattccAAACTTTTAAGGTCAAAAGTATAATTtagccttttaaaaaaattaaaaaaaaaaaaaaaaactgttaaaactattatcaattttattacaaaaacttTACTAATGGACATATTAATGAATAACATCAGTgtcaataaataatatattaaataaaattttattaacttttttttgttttgtatttaaaatttgacacatgagtttataagttttatgtataaaaaattgatgtactaatattactctttttcctaaaaatgaGATCTCATGTCTagtgccaaagaaaaaaaaaaggagaatttAGTGGGTTTTGAGCTAAGTACCGTATTAAATATTATGATGTTATCAAAATCTGGAACACCTTCAtcattttcctctttcttttgtcATCATAAAATGGTGTTGTAATTATGGTCAATAACATAGAAATAAGAATTCCACTTTCTTATTTAGCTCCAATGGGCAATTTTGCAGGGCATTGTTGTTTTTGCATCAGTAATGGCGACACTTGGATTACATATATTGTTCGAATCAGGTCGACAACTCCTTGCAAAAGTGAGTTTCAATAAATTCAATTTGCAATTCATTCAATAGTTTTGGGCAACACCGGCCTCACTCTATGATGCTTTtacattcaaattttaaaacctgAAAAAATCTCACTCATGTTTTTATAGTGATAAATAAATGGTATTGACACCCTCTATAGTGTTTGATGTTTAGGATTCTAATCTCACCTCTCACTTATGTTTTCTGTTAGTATTTAACCCATTACTATTTCCTGAAGTCACCATTAAATTTATATGTGCAGACTCAGCCTGAAAGGGACCCCATGAAAGAAAGATGGATGATAGGAATTATGATCTCAGTCACAGTAGTAAAATTTGTGCGCATGCTATACTGTCGCAGATTCGAAAATGAAATTGTGAGGGCATATGCTCAAGACCATTTCTTCGATGTGATCACCAATGCAATCGGTCTAGTAACAGCAGTTTTGGCTATCAAATTCTACTGGTGGCTCGATCCAACCGGTGCCATCATTGTAAGTCTATGATATCTATTGTTAAATTTGTCACAATTGtaagagattttactagttaaGCTAGCTGGAATTCATATCATAATTAGTCACTGATCCATTATTGTAAACGATGTCAATGCAGATAGCTTTATACACAATTAGTAATTGGTCAAGGACTGTGATGGAGAATGTATGGTCACTAATTGGGAGGACAGCCCCGCAAGAGTATTTAGCAAAGCTAACATATCTCATTTGGAACCATGACAAGGAGATTAAGCACATTGACACAGTTAGAGCATACACATTTGGGTGTAACTACTTTGTTGAGGCTGACATAGTTTTACCAGAGGAGATGCCCCTTGGCCAAGCAAATAATATTGGGGAGAGCCTTCAAGAGAAGATTGAACAACTCCCCCAAGTTGAGCGAGCATTTGTTCATGTAGATTTTGAAACAACTCACAAGCCAGAACACAAGCCAAAGGCTTCATAAATACCAAGAAAAGCAATACAAGGAGGATAAATACTTGTTTGCATGTGTGCATATTAAAGAGGGATGGATATTCATCGTGTAAGGAGTCCAACCAAACTTTCACGGCCTCTTCGGGTTGGTTTTTTCCTTTACCAGTGAGTAATTGGTCTATAAAAAGTTTTAAGATGCCTCTATTTACTATTTAGTCTACCGACACTTCACTTTttaagattgaaaattttaagattgaaaatagttatatatatatatatatataactattttgtatataatttataatgtaattatagtgaacagaaaataaaatataaaaaaaaacaccaaaattctTGCTACTCAAAAGGTAATTTTCATTATGAAAATCATGGAGTGGGTGAGGGAGATATTAATTAGCAAAAAGGAATTATGTATTAATATTGACCGACTCTCTACTCTCTAGCAAGAAAGGGGTTTATTTATTAACACCGACTCTCAAAGAAGGAATTCAATCATTTATTATTGGCTTGTAGTCCTGTGACCTTAAATATAATGAAGTTTATGCCTTCATtgccctttttgtttttgtatttaatctttttttttttttttttggctaagtgAAAAAAACGAATTCAGAATCAAGATTTTCATGTGAAGAACAtcagtttgaaatttgaagttttagTTCCACAACCACATGTCATGATTTCTGTCAATAAATATTCACTTTGAAAGTTGAATTCCACCAATCAAGATTTCTCTATAGagtatttctcaaaaaaagaaaaaaaaaaaaatttctctataGAGCTGTAGGAGTTTTCTATCTTATCTAGAAACTTGAACTTTTTAAAGGGATAGTGGATAATGCATCATGCATGATCTTtgaaataaaaaggtaaaaaccataaaaaaaaaaaaaaaaattagagttcaaaactatttttaattGCAGGAAGTgatttgaaaacataaaaattagtCCCTATCAAAACCTCAtagattatatttatattttattttccataacaTGACAATTACACATCCACTGCCATCTCACTTGCTTATAGTGGGATAACCACTTGTGCACACTATAGCAAATTAACAATAATTCAATATAATATCtcatatatgatttaattaatgAGTATCCTTAGGATATTTGTttgatcatttaaaaaaaaaaaattgatacaatttttataggaaatataaaaaactgttcAAATACATGtttcatttcctataaaaagtttctaaaaataattactAAACTAATGTCCTAAGGCATTTGTTCACTTTTCCAATGTATCAAGAGATATTTAACATATGGCCTATTTTTAAATGCCGAAAGTGacttgaaaacataaaaattagtCCCTATCAAAACCTCatagttttaatttataaattattttattttccgtAAAAAGACAATTACACGTTTCCACTTGTTGGGTTCTACCATCTCACTTGCTTATAGTGGGATAAACACTTGTGCACGTTAGCAAATTAACAATGATTCCATATAATATCTTATATATCATCCGATTAATGAGCACTATTAGGACATTTGTttgatcatttaaaaaaaaaattgatacagtttttataggaaatataaaaaactgtttaGATACATGTTTCAGTTTCTATAAacagtttctaaaaatatttattaaactaatGCCTTAAGACATCTATTCACTTTTCCAATGTATCAAGAGATATTTAACATATGGCCTATTTTTAAATGCCGAAAGTGacttgaaaacataaaaattagtCCCTATCAAAACCTCATggttttaatttataaattatttttccataaaaagacAATTACACATTTCCACCTGTTGGGTTCTACCATATCACTTGCTTATAGTGGGATAAACACTTGTGCACATTAGCAAATTAACAATGATTTCATATAATATCTCATATATGATCCGATTAATGAGTACTCTTAGAAcatttttttgattattttttttaaaaaaattgatacagtttttataggaaataaaCTAATGCCCTAAGGCATCTGTTCACTTTTCCAATGTATCAAGAGATATTTAATATATGGCCTATTTTCAAATGCCGAAAGTgatttgaaaacataaaaagagATATTTCCACTTGTTGGGTTCTACCATCTCACTTGCTTTTATAGTGGGAGAACCACTTATGCACGTTAGCAAATTAACAATGAAACCTCatagttttaatttataaattattttattttccataaaaagacAATACCACATTTCCACTTGTTGGGTTCTACCATCTCACTTGCTTTTATAGTGGGAGAACCACTTTTCCACGTTAGCAAATTAACAATGACTCAGTATAATAACTCATATGATCCGGTTAATGATTATCTTtaggacattttttttaatcatctaaaaattattaatacagattttatagaaaatataaacaacCATTCAGATACATTTTTCAATTCCTATAAAAAGTtcctaaaaatatttactaagCTAATTCCCTAAGACACCCGTTCACTTTTCCAATGTATCAAAAGATATTTAATATATGGGCCatgttaataaatatttttaggatATTTGTTAACtaactattttaaaaatgttttaataccatttttatgaaaaatataaaaaattgtcaaaaaatgtattaacttcttcttttttctcataaaaaattttaaaaaatatttgctaAACCAAAGATATGCCATGCTCTTAGAGACATTTTTTGGGTGTTTAGTataggagtttgagtaatgttgtttgggtgtttttaatatacgtgtaggtgaaaaaTTGTTAGGAGTCTTAATTAGGAGGATTGCTAAATGTAATGACCATTGCTATTTTAATTGGTTAAGTGCTTGGCTGCATGCTAAGGTACCTAATTAGCTAAAATAGCATAGGTAAGTATGTAGGAACTACAATAAGGCTATAGGGATGCTTGTACCCGAATCAGGTGTGAAGGTTTGTGAAGTTAGTTGTGACAGCTAGGACAGCTGGAGTGTGAGTTAGTTACACAGCTGTAAGCACAGCCATGTGCAGCCACTTACCAAAGAGAATTGGGGTATAAGGATGAGAGGATGTAACCATATGAGGCATGAATTGAGTAAAGCTCCATATTCTTTCTGTTATTCTATTCTTCTCTCtgttattttctcttcttctccattcTTCATTCATCCAAGGAGGCTTAGCTAACCTCGAATTTAGCTATTATCACCTCATCAATTCAGCACttaacaattggtatcagagcagagaTTCTGTGACTAATGGCTGAGACACGATCAACAGCTGCCATGGCAGCCACTAATGAAGCTATTTCTTCTCTTCGAACTACTTCTGATCATCATGGCAAAAGCATCCAGGAAATTCAAAAGATTCAGGAGATTCATACCAGAACAATGAATGAGATGAACCAACATCTTATTTCAATTCTTCAGAAGTTGAACACGGATGACAATAGATCACAGGAACCTTCATCTACAATTCCTAATTCCTCAACAATGACCCTTGGCAAACCTGTTAGGCTTGATTTTCCTCGCTTCTCAGGTGATGATCCTGCTAGCTGGGTTTACAAAGCTAATCAGTATTTTGCTTATTACCAAACTCCAGCTATGGAGAAACTTTTGGTGGCTTCCTTTCACATGGACCAAGAAGCTCTGGTGTGGTACCAGGACGCAGAGGATGCTGGAATTTTCTGTAATTGGGAGGGTATGGTACAAGCCTTGTATGTCAGATTTGGATCAACACCATATGATGATCCAATGGAGGCCCTTACCAGATTGAAACAGACTTCAACAGTAGCTGTTTACAAAGCTGAATTTGAGGCCTTATCAAATCGAATCAAAGGCTTATCATCAACACACAAGATGAGTTGCTTCTTAAGTGGTTTGAGAGATGAAATCCGTTTGCCTGTGAGAATGTTAAATCCACCATCATTGAATGCAGCCTTTGGTTTGGCTAAGATTCAAGAGGAGTATTGGAGCAGTTACAAAAGGAGTTCTAGAATCCAACAAGAATCGGGTAAGCCATCTATTTTGGGTCCTCCTAGAGTCAACACATTTTTAGAGGCCAAGTCTAGAATTCCAATTAAAAGAATCTCTCTTGCTCAAATGGAAgataggaaaaagaaaggattaTGTTATAATTGTGATGATAAATGGAGTCCTGGTCATAAATGTAAAAGTGCCAAGATATTTCTGCTTGAGGGAATTGATTTGGGACTTGATCCACAGTCGGGTGTCAAGATTACTGAGTTGGAAGAAGACCTGGGAAGTTCAATGGCTGAGAAAGAAGACACTAATGCCAATCCTGAGGAGGTTGAGATAACCTTATATGCTTTAATTGGTAACCCCACGCCTGGTACTATGAGGATTAGGGGTAAAATCAATGGAGTAAGTATGGTAGTGTTGCTTGACACAGGCAGCACCCATAACTTCATTGATGCAGCCTTAGTCCCTGGACTGAAATTAGCAGTTGACCAATCACAGACACTGGAGGTCAAGGTAGCCAATGGTGCCTTGATCAGGACTAAGGGATTTTGTGATCAAGTACCAGTTTGCTTGCAGGGAAGGGAGTTTTCTATTCAATTCCATGTGTTACCACTTGGAGGATGTGATGTGGTGCTAGGAACACAGTGGCTAACTACATTGGGTGATATTCAATGGAATTTCCAATTCTTAACTATGGAATTCTGTCATCAAGGGCACAACATCAAGCTGCAAGGATTGAAGCAAACTGATTCACATCTCATTGATGGTGACCAATTTCTTAAAACCCCAATCAAAAAGGGTCTGTTGGTTCATATTTCAAACCCTTTATCACTGGAGAAACAGGCTGCATTACCTGTGGCAGTAACTGATTTACTGCAAGATTTTTCTCATGTTTTTGATACTCCAGTAGGCCTGCCTCCTCTCAGGGGTCATGAACACCATATTACCCTTAAAGATGGAGTTCAACCAGTCTGCCAGAGGCCATACCGGTATCCTTTTTATCAAAAGAATGAGATAGAAAAAATAGTTAAGGAATTGTTGAATGCTGGATCTATAAGGAATAGTTGCAGTCCCTTTTCATCTCCTGTTTTGTTGGTGAGGAAGGCAGATGGTTCTTGGCGTATGTGCATTGATTATAGACAGCTTAACTTGAATACCATTAAGGATAAGTTTCAAATACCTGTTATTGATGAATTGCTTGATGAGCTGAATGGTGCTTGCATTTTTTCTAAACTTGACTTAAGGTCGGGCTATCATCAGATTAGGATGAGTGAGGAAGACATTCCTAAGACAGCCTTTAGGACTCATGAAGGGCATTATGAATTTTTGGTTATGCCCTTTGGACTCACTAATGCTCCTTCAACATTCCAGTCC includes the following:
- the LOC115983701 gene encoding metal tolerance protein 10-like; the encoded protein is MATDDLRTDSSDYRVELLSPEAAGMVPAAPREPTWQLNMDQFRSAERHMNSNFGCGSFWQTLMRQKKIAAYYKRQEKILKGFDEIDKFTEQGFLPESMTEDEEKQLARGESLAIYASNIANVVIFIAKVFACVESKSLAVIASTLDSLLDLLSGFILWFTSHAMKKPNHHWYPVGKNRMQPVGIVVFASVMATLGLHILFESGRQLLAKTQPERDPMKERWMIGIMISVTVVKFVRMLYCRRFENEIVRAYAQDHFFDVITNAIGLVTAVLAIKFYWWLDPTGAIIIALYTISNWSRTVMENVWSLIGRTAPQEYLAKLTYLIWNHDKEIKHIDTVRAYTFGCNYFVEADIVLPEEMPLGQANNIGESLQEKIEQLPQVERAFVHVDFETTHKPEHKPKAS